A stretch of Treponema vincentii F0403 DNA encodes these proteins:
- a CDS encoding DEAD/DEAH box helicase family protein — translation MLIDKIQNQKEILDESDYAIPLYITDNLKYPLYDWQCTALENFLINEKLRSKLLKKGEILSPNHLMFNMATGSGKTLVMAALILYYYKQGYRNFIFFVNQNAILGKTQANFIDTKHTKYLFKENVVIDGRRVAFREVDMFSDFCDDVQIKFTTIQKLHNDIYKESENSVLLSDLQKRDVILFGDEAHHLNASTTKKKQKTLSDEVSFIGELKNSAKEDDIERSWEHTVCHCILNKDGKNQNGNKNALLEFTATVPNTSEVLQKYEDKIIIKFELKDFVEAGCTKHIRLVRSNLELNERILQALLLNWYRYRIALKLGIPNFKPVILFRSKTIESSKADCEKFIALCKSVTASDFNFVHNLSKINMPADDPIPSSYTVSGNIFARILLYLKENEYSFENVAAYIRENFQERTTIITNSKTNTTKKEKTDSEIDRLLNSLEDYSNHVRAIFTVQRLTEGWDVLNLYDIVRLYTGRDTDTKTHKAGTSTTSEVQLIGRGVRYFPFIYNDMPINRRKFDDDIGNELRMLEEFYFHSDEDHRYINELSNELKNRGLMAEKRTQKIFPVKPKQQEILNGMYLFVNDRIENPARRLKKLPDNFQNLSPFEYRITTSQYSEIRKVDFQKEDTYIAAESGQLKTEELKFSDIPTHIKYKAIHRLNTNAASYYSGVIQ, via the coding sequence ATGCTTATCGATAAAATTCAAAATCAAAAAGAAATTCTTGACGAAAGCGATTATGCAATTCCTTTATATATAACGGATAATTTAAAATATCCGTTATATGACTGGCAGTGTACAGCATTGGAAAATTTTCTTATCAATGAGAAACTTCGTTCAAAACTGCTTAAAAAAGGTGAAATACTTTCACCGAATCACCTTATGTTCAATATGGCTACGGGAAGCGGTAAAACACTCGTTATGGCTGCACTCATTTTGTATTATTACAAACAGGGATACAGGAATTTTATCTTTTTTGTCAATCAAAATGCCATTCTTGGAAAGACACAGGCAAATTTTATCGACACAAAGCATACTAAATATCTATTCAAAGAAAATGTCGTCATTGACGGCAGACGAGTTGCATTTCGGGAAGTCGATATGTTTTCCGATTTTTGCGATGACGTACAGATAAAATTTACAACAATTCAGAAACTGCATAATGATATTTATAAAGAAAGCGAAAACTCCGTATTGCTTTCGGACTTACAAAAACGTGATGTTATTTTATTCGGTGATGAAGCGCACCACTTAAATGCAAGTACGACAAAGAAAAAACAAAAAACTCTTTCAGATGAAGTTTCTTTTATCGGAGAATTAAAAAATTCTGCAAAAGAAGACGATATTGAACGTTCGTGGGAACATACGGTGTGTCATTGTATTTTAAACAAAGACGGTAAAAATCAAAACGGAAACAAGAATGCGCTTTTGGAATTTACTGCAACGGTTCCGAACACATCTGAAGTGTTACAAAAGTATGAAGATAAAATAATTATCAAATTTGAACTAAAAGACTTCGTTGAAGCGGGCTGTACAAAACATATCCGCCTTGTTCGATCGAATCTTGAATTAAACGAAAGAATTTTGCAGGCTTTACTTTTAAACTGGTACCGCTATCGCATTGCGCTTAAACTAGGAATTCCGAATTTTAAACCGGTGATTCTTTTTAGAAGCAAAACAATTGAATCTTCAAAAGCCGATTGTGAAAAGTTTATTGCATTATGCAAATCCGTAACAGCATCCGACTTTAACTTTGTTCATAATCTTTCAAAAATAAACATGCCTGCTGATGATCCAATTCCATCATCATATACCGTGAGTGGCAATATCTTTGCGCGGATTCTGTTATATCTAAAAGAGAATGAATATTCTTTTGAAAATGTTGCTGCTTATATCCGTGAAAATTTTCAAGAGCGTACTACCATCATCACAAACAGTAAGACAAATACAACCAAAAAAGAAAAAACGGATTCTGAGATAGACCGGCTTTTAAACAGTTTGGAAGATTACAGTAATCATGTTAGAGCAATTTTTACTGTGCAACGTCTTACCGAGGGCTGGGATGTGCTGAACTTATACGACATTGTCCGACTGTATACGGGACGTGATACGGATACTAAAACGCACAAGGCCGGTACAAGCACAACAAGTGAAGTTCAGCTGATAGGACGCGGGGTACGTTATTTTCCATTTATTTATAACGATATGCCGATTAATCGCCGTAAATTCGATGATGATATCGGTAATGAGCTGCGTATGTTGGAAGAGTTCTATTTTCATTCCGATGAAGATCATCGTTATATCAATGAATTATCGAATGAACTCAAAAACAGGGGCTTGATGGCAGAAAAACGGACGCAAAAAATTTTCCCTGTAAAACCGAAGCAGCAAGAGATACTGAACGGAATGTATTTATTTGTGAATGACAGAATTGAAAACCCTGCACGTAGACTAAAAAAGCTCCCTGATAATTTTCAAAATCTTTCTCCGTTTGAGTACAGAATTACTACAAGTCAGTATTCTGAAATACGGAAAGTTGATTTTCAAAAAGAAGATACGTATATTGCGGCTGAAAGCGGTCAATTAAAAACAGAAGAACTAAAATTTTCCGATATTCCGACTCATATAAAATATAAAGCTATTCATCGCCTTAATACAAATGCCGCTTCCTACTATAGTGGAGTGATACAATAA
- a CDS encoding helix-turn-helix domain-containing protein, protein MTELELIKLYSENIKRLRLSKKLTQERLAERVGITSSYISEIENQKKIGKFETIASIAAALEVEPYELFLPSGAMPSYNSKRTRILMNRLRNNFNDLVDTIEEFLAE, encoded by the coding sequence ATGACTGAACTTGAATTGATAAAATTGTATTCGGAAAACATAAAGCGGTTACGCTTATCTAAAAAACTGACGCAGGAGCGGTTGGCTGAACGAGTCGGTATTACAAGCTCATATATAAGCGAAATTGAAAATCAAAAGAAAATCGGAAAATTTGAGACGATTGCTTCTATTGCCGCGGCGCTTGAAGTCGAACCGTATGAATTATTTTTGCCATCAGGTGCTATGCCGTCCTATAACAGTAAGCGTACTCGAATATTGATGAATCGCCTTCGTAATAATTTCAACGATCTGGTAGATACGATAGAGGAATTTTTAGCGGAGTAG
- a CDS encoding site-specific DNA-methyltransferase: protein MPYTETPETNALKNRIEKVLAAVPDFVEPAADEKQKPRLKINVIKDCAERGDIKLLAPLLKNSSIKKAFFTPVLDSFVFNTARFKEFLEYSSACNSYSKYLGQKIGLYMGDIPLIDRSEVVLNFPFKDCVLEGGQRKEDGLDAYFEYNDKEQRYEEKTSKRREIFYNEVLARDEIDSLFSPKAFCNAKRYEAGKSSLCKKLNRDAELNKKRGLPEDTITDNLIIKGNNLLALHSLKEEFTGKVKLIYIDPPYNTGNDSFAYNDNFNHSSWLTFMKNRLEIARELLKEDGAIFVQCDDNEQAYLKLLMDDVFGRENFVVDLIWRKKTGGGQDTAFFAIEHENILVFKKKEWKIFEETKEVNETDFIKTINGKSANLIKLEKWGTAPYKEDRPSLYYAIKDPDNNDFFPTAPDGRDGRWRKKPESLDKNHIYWDKRNGKWKPYEVFYFEEAKDKIQKERSIWLEYGNTTEAANEIKQLFDIKVFQTPKPEKLLEKILAISTSESDIVLDHHLGSGTTAAVAHKMNRQYIGVEQMDYIDTVTVERLKKVIEGEQGGISKLENWHGGGSFVYMELAEKNEQAVRLIGACKNVEELIFLFDELCRKYFLHYSVRIKEFHEEVKTDRFQSLSLKEQKEMFCRMLDLNQLYINADDRHDDNTGLSTDDIAITEDFYRLRGNDKENR from the coding sequence ATGCCGTATACTGAAACCCCTGAAACAAATGCGCTTAAAAACCGTATTGAAAAGGTACTTGCAGCAGTGCCTGATTTTGTAGAACCGGCTGCCGATGAAAAACAAAAACCGAGATTAAAAATTAACGTGATAAAGGATTGTGCAGAACGCGGCGACATAAAACTGCTCGCACCCTTGCTCAAAAACAGCTCCATAAAAAAAGCCTTTTTTACTCCGGTTTTAGATAGTTTTGTTTTTAATACGGCGAGATTTAAAGAATTTCTGGAATATTCCTCCGCCTGTAATTCATACTCGAAATACCTCGGGCAAAAAATCGGCTTGTATATGGGAGACATTCCATTGATCGACCGGAGCGAAGTTGTCTTGAATTTTCCGTTCAAAGACTGCGTATTGGAAGGCGGTCAGCGTAAAGAAGACGGTTTGGATGCTTATTTTGAATACAATGACAAAGAGCAGAGATACGAGGAAAAAACGAGTAAACGCCGAGAGATCTTTTATAATGAGGTTCTTGCTCGCGATGAAATAGACAGTTTGTTTTCCCCGAAAGCATTTTGCAATGCAAAGCGCTATGAAGCTGGAAAATCTTCTCTCTGTAAAAAATTAAACCGCGATGCCGAGTTGAACAAAAAACGTGGGCTTCCGGAAGATACCATCACCGATAATTTGATAATTAAAGGAAATAATTTACTTGCGCTTCATTCGCTTAAAGAAGAATTTACAGGCAAGGTAAAGCTTATTTACATAGACCCGCCGTACAATACGGGAAATGACAGTTTTGCATACAATGATAATTTTAATCATTCCAGCTGGCTCACCTTTATGAAAAATCGGCTTGAAATTGCACGGGAACTATTAAAAGAAGACGGGGCAATTTTTGTACAATGCGATGACAACGAACAAGCTTATTTAAAATTGTTGATGGATGATGTATTCGGAAGAGAAAATTTTGTAGTGGATTTAATTTGGCGAAAAAAAACCGGAGGCGGACAAGATACGGCTTTTTTTGCAATTGAGCATGAGAATATATTAGTTTTTAAGAAAAAAGAATGGAAAATTTTCGAAGAAACAAAGGAAGTAAATGAAACAGATTTTATAAAAACAATAAATGGAAAATCTGCGAATCTGATAAAACTTGAAAAATGGGGAACGGCGCCATATAAAGAAGACCGTCCATCCCTATATTATGCTATCAAAGATCCCGATAACAATGATTTTTTTCCTACTGCGCCTGATGGACGAGATGGACGATGGCGAAAAAAACCCGAATCTCTCGATAAGAACCATATCTATTGGGATAAACGAAACGGTAAGTGGAAACCGTATGAAGTTTTTTATTTTGAAGAAGCAAAAGATAAAATTCAAAAAGAACGCAGTATTTGGTTGGAATATGGAAATACCACAGAAGCTGCGAATGAAATAAAACAACTATTTGATATAAAAGTTTTCCAAACTCCAAAGCCGGAAAAGTTATTAGAAAAAATATTGGCAATCTCAACTTCCGAATCCGATATTGTTCTCGACCACCATCTTGGTTCAGGTACGACTGCTGCTGTTGCACATAAAATGAATCGTCAGTATATCGGTGTTGAACAAATGGATTATATCGATACGGTTACGGTAGAACGGCTTAAAAAAGTCATTGAGGGTGAACAGGGCGGAATCTCAAAACTTGAGAACTGGCACGGCGGCGGGTCGTTTGTTTACATGGAACTTGCTGAAAAGAACGAACAAGCAGTACGGCTGATTGGAGCGTGCAAAAATGTTGAAGAGCTTATTTTCCTATTCGACGAACTGTGCCGTAAATATTTTTTGCACTACAGCGTCCGTATAAAGGAATTTCATGAAGAAGTCAAAACAGATCGCTTTCAATCGCTCTCATTGAAAGAGCAAAAAGAAATGTTTTGCCGTATGCTTGATTTAAATCAGCTCTACATTAATGCGGATGACCGGCACGACGATAACACAGGGCTCAGCACGGATGATATTGCGATTACGGAAGATTTTTATCGGCTACGTGGCAATGATAAGGAAAATAGGTAA